Proteins co-encoded in one Candidatus Thiodictyon syntrophicum genomic window:
- a CDS encoding DNA ligase has protein sequence MRPVQTPVSLCSIPALLAALLVQPALAVADAGARAAPRPDPGAGVAASVPVPVPAASAAAGVAPPALMLAEVYRPGIDVADYWVSEKLDGVRAYWDGARLISRGGHEIRAPAWFTAGFPPEPLDGELWLGRGRFEALSGTVRRLVPVDAAWREVRYLVFDLPGSQAAFGARLVRLRDLVAAAGNPGLGGLEQVRLPDQAALMAMLDVVARAGGEGLMLHRDASVYRGARSPDLLKLKPYQDAEARVIGQVAGKGRFLGMLGALEVQDEDGRRFRIGTGFTDVVRRDPPPLGSLVTFKYRGRTADGIPRFVSFLRVDPEPPDPLPER, from the coding sequence ATGCGCCCGGTGCAGACACCCGTTTCCCTGTGCTCGATTCCGGCGCTGTTGGCGGCGCTGCTCGTCCAGCCCGCGCTGGCGGTGGCCGATGCGGGTGCGCGCGCGGCGCCGCGTCCGGACCCTGGGGCTGGGGTGGCCGCGTCGGTGCCGGTGCCGGTGCCGGCGGCGAGCGCCGCAGCCGGGGTTGCGCCGCCGGCATTGATGCTGGCCGAGGTCTACCGGCCCGGCATTGACGTGGCCGACTATTGGGTCAGCGAGAAGCTCGACGGGGTGCGCGCCTATTGGGACGGGGCGCGGCTCATCAGCCGCGGGGGGCATGAGATCCGGGCGCCCGCCTGGTTTACGGCCGGCTTTCCGCCCGAGCCCCTGGACGGCGAGCTATGGCTGGGGCGGGGGCGTTTCGAGGCCCTGTCGGGGACGGTGCGGCGGCTGGTGCCGGTGGATGCGGCTTGGCGGGAGGTCCGCTATCTGGTGTTCGACCTGCCGGGGTCGCAGGCGGCCTTCGGGGCACGTCTCGTCCGGCTGCGGGACCTCGTCGCGGCGGCGGGCAACCCCGGGCTCGGGGGCCTGGAGCAGGTGCGCCTCCCGGACCAGGCGGCATTGATGGCGATGCTCGACGTGGTGGCCCGGGCCGGCGGCGAGGGGCTGATGCTGCATCGTGATGCGTCTGTGTACCGCGGGGCGCGCTCGCCGGACTTGCTGAAGCTCAAGCCCTATCAGGACGCGGAGGCCCGCGTCATCGGCCAGGTCGCGGGTAAGGGCCGGTTCCTGGGGATGCTGGGTGCGCTGGAGGTGCAGGACGAGGATGGCCGGCGCTTCCGTATCGGCACCGGCTTTACCGACGTGGTGCGACGGGACCCACCGCCGCTGGGGAGCCTGGTGACCTTCAAGTACCGGGGGCGGACCGCCGACGGCATCCCGCGCTTCGTGAGCTTCCTGCGGGTCGATCCGGAGCCCCCGGACCCCCTGCCCGAACGCTAG
- a CDS encoding site-specific DNA-methyltransferase, whose product MVLDFFAGSGTTVQAVLQLIHGDLLTPFDPGVEVQVLVTGETKVIYLPSSATPSHSSAKLRTHANDASSVNARRC is encoded by the coding sequence GTGGTCCTCGACTTCTTCGCCGGCTCCGGCACCACCGTGCAGGCCGTGCTCCAATTAATCCACGGCGACCTGCTGACCCCATTCGACCCGGGTGTGGAGGTCCAGGTGCTCGTCACCGGTGAGACGAAGGTCATCTACCTGCCATCTTCCGCTACGCCGAGTCACAGCTCCGCCAAGCTGCGGACGCACGCGAACGACGCGTCGTCAGTGAACGCAAGGAGGTGCTGA
- a CDS encoding DUF6263 family protein translates to MGMKAMKKWLYATLVLCAAGAADAGGEKMKVRLAFPPGDYLMTTVSQSQGSTETGGEKSPSKDDSREVWRMQVPEPNDQDEKKVLIRLVEARTEGLESGQQYRFDSTRQGQQTSGMEFAYAPLMKAEVLVTLDADDTVVEVSGLDKLWTDLDTKAHTPMQQGLLAEMRIAKSDKGFESNFRRLEALMPKAAIAVGDAWKAGVRMDLPLVGELKVRYDCKLVALEPGSHGDVAVIEANSTYSLSKPKTIEAQGVALTLRNIEMAEKARVKIDVQTGIFVSDESTRSVSVQGIATQADQQQEVSSQNSSHTTTTLTPTGAQPPRDSAVQAASRAGADTGRPSGWAQSQEAATPATAAQATDQTDDSTQGLPMQGEADNGDRPALTAPPPAASSRPSSAQPPAAPGPLVMRRQAEPRQNAFSVLVPQGWLIEGGLFSVDPTQAGGALNAIETKCDFSVKRDTAGTVMVRWAPSYNFVDWSRAAEFASLAQLFPPGRTYNGALVKPMPTVEQYLMEGFKLVRPKATDVRVIERIDLPMVADLCTKLSQGVNAQMAQLGKPPMTFTAGALVIEYTEGGNRYREAALTALGDWRAAAGIWSNQFTFHMRAPAAQETQWKPVLDIVRQSLKFNPQWVAAYVRAAGERGQAAAALFRSLERIDQEIFAHRSAMQERISEDNYLLLTGQEKYVNPYTREVEQDSSDYRFRWTTPGGDRLYSQQDGFDPNRDAQLNQLEWKLTPVEQR, encoded by the coding sequence ATGGGTATGAAAGCGATGAAGAAGTGGTTGTACGCGACGCTCGTCTTGTGCGCGGCGGGAGCAGCCGACGCGGGGGGGGAGAAGATGAAGGTACGGCTGGCCTTCCCGCCCGGGGACTATCTGATGACCACCGTCTCGCAGTCGCAGGGCAGTACCGAGACCGGCGGCGAAAAGTCCCCGAGCAAGGATGACTCCCGGGAGGTCTGGCGGATGCAAGTCCCGGAGCCCAACGATCAGGACGAGAAAAAGGTCCTGATCCGATTGGTCGAGGCCAGGACCGAGGGTCTGGAGAGCGGTCAGCAATACCGCTTCGACAGTACGCGGCAGGGCCAGCAGACGAGCGGGATGGAGTTCGCCTACGCACCCCTGATGAAGGCCGAGGTCCTCGTCACGCTCGACGCCGACGACACCGTGGTGGAGGTTTCGGGTTTGGACAAATTATGGACCGACCTGGATACCAAGGCGCACACGCCGATGCAGCAAGGACTCCTGGCCGAGATGCGGATCGCGAAGAGCGACAAGGGCTTTGAGTCGAATTTCAGACGCCTCGAGGCCCTGATGCCCAAGGCTGCGATCGCCGTCGGCGACGCGTGGAAAGCAGGTGTACGAATGGACCTGCCGCTGGTCGGCGAACTCAAGGTGCGCTACGACTGCAAGCTCGTCGCACTCGAGCCGGGCAGCCACGGCGATGTTGCCGTGATCGAGGCGAATTCGACCTACAGCCTGTCCAAGCCGAAGACCATCGAGGCGCAGGGAGTCGCCCTCACGCTGCGCAACATTGAGATGGCGGAGAAGGCCAGGGTCAAGATTGATGTCCAGACCGGGATCTTCGTCTCCGACGAGTCGACCCGCAGCGTCTCCGTGCAGGGGATTGCCACCCAGGCAGACCAGCAACAGGAGGTCTCCAGCCAGAACAGTTCACACACCACCACGACCCTCACCCCGACCGGCGCTCAGCCCCCGCGGGACAGTGCGGTCCAGGCCGCATCCCGGGCCGGCGCCGACACCGGGCGGCCGTCCGGCTGGGCGCAGTCGCAGGAGGCGGCGACGCCTGCCACCGCCGCGCAAGCGACGGACCAGACGGACGACAGCACGCAGGGACTCCCGATGCAGGGTGAGGCGGACAACGGCGACAGGCCCGCGCTGACCGCGCCCCCGCCCGCAGCCTCCTCCCGTCCGTCATCTGCCCAGCCCCCGGCAGCGCCCGGACCCCTGGTCATGCGCCGCCAGGCCGAACCCAGGCAAAACGCGTTCAGCGTCCTGGTCCCACAGGGCTGGCTGATCGAGGGCGGCCTCTTCTCGGTCGATCCGACCCAGGCGGGCGGGGCGCTGAACGCCATCGAAACCAAGTGTGACTTCAGCGTCAAGCGCGACACGGCCGGGACCGTCATGGTGCGCTGGGCGCCCAGCTACAACTTCGTGGACTGGTCGCGGGCGGCCGAATTTGCCAGCCTGGCACAACTCTTTCCGCCCGGCCGTACCTACAACGGTGCCTTGGTCAAGCCCATGCCCACCGTCGAGCAATACCTGATGGAGGGTTTCAAACTCGTCCGTCCCAAGGCCACGGACGTGCGGGTCATCGAGCGCATCGATCTACCCATGGTCGCGGACCTTTGCACCAAGCTCTCCCAGGGCGTCAACGCCCAGATGGCGCAACTCGGCAAGCCGCCGATGACCTTCACCGCGGGCGCCCTCGTCATCGAATACACCGAGGGCGGCAACCGCTACCGCGAGGCGGCCCTGACGGCGCTGGGCGACTGGCGGGCAGCGGCCGGGATCTGGTCCAACCAATTCACCTTCCATATGCGCGCCCCGGCCGCGCAGGAAACCCAGTGGAAGCCCGTTCTGGACATCGTACGCCAGTCGCTCAAATTCAATCCGCAATGGGTCGCCGCCTATGTCCGGGCGGCCGGCGAACGCGGCCAGGCGGCCGCCGCGCTGTTCCGCTCTTTGGAGCGTATCGACCAGGAGATCTTCGCGCATCGCAGCGCCATGCAAGAGCGTATCAGCGAGGACAACTACCTGCTGCTCACCGGACAGGAAAAATACGTCAACCCCTACACCCGGGAGGTCGAACAGGACTCCTCCGACTACCGCTTCCGCTGGACCACCCCGGGGGGTGATCGCCTGTATTCGCAGCAGGATGGTTTCGACCCGAACCGCGACGCGCAGCTTAACCAACTGGAGTGGAAGCTCACGCCCGTTGAGCAGCGCTGA